One window from the genome of Drosophila albomicans strain 15112-1751.03 chromosome 2L, ASM965048v2, whole genome shotgun sequence encodes:
- the LOC117565815 gene encoding E3 ubiquitin-protein ligase Ufd4: MGDVDPETLLEWLSMGQGDERDMQLIALEQLCMLLLMSDNVDRCFESCPPRTFLPALCKIFLDELAPENVLEVTARAITYYLDVSAECTRRIVSIEGAIKAICNRLVVADLSSRTSRDLAEQCIKVLELICTREAGAVFEGGGLNCVLSFIRDSGSQVHKDTLHSAMAVVSRLCTKVEPNSPCIDNCVESLSTLLQHEDAMVSDGALKCFASVADRFTRKWIDPAPLAEYGLVTELLKRLENAGGTSSHHTLAATKISGPQTAGSASGSGTATTAAAATTANATPASNTDSLNDNVAGTAAANTSSKIQTSEAHRSPQSISTTISLLSTLCRGSPSITRDILRSQLPNAIERGLKGDERCVLDCMRFADLLLLLLFEGRQALNRGNASTSSQGQLAPRPKRNDMSNDRTHRQLIDCIRSKDTEALQEAIEACGVDVNCMDDVGQTLLNWASAFGTLEMVEYLCEKGADVNKGQRSSSLHYAACFGRPGIAKILLKFGAYPDLRDEDGKTPLDKARERSDDGHREVAAILQSPGEWMSSGHMIASKDGQAYTLMEPRGDPEMAPVYLKLLLPIFCRTFQGSMLSSVRRASLGLIKKIVQYAHPSVLKSICAKQDEATNLMAAQNVGNLMTEVIASVLDSEDDEDGHLIILNIIEELMCKTQEEFLEHFARLGVFSKVQALMDQSEEGGSQLLTASSQDLAAAQRCPVLCMPHRSTSDDSMEDAKEILQGKPYHWRDWSICRGRDCLYVWSDSAALELSNGSNGWFRFILDGKLATMYSSGSPENGNDSSENRGEFLEKLVRARSSVTPGTPSQPILPTVCVLRLVVGNWVMQSPKPNQLQIHNTEGHQVTILQEDLQGFIFESNRGTKHSFTAETSLGADFASGWSTEKKKRIKSKTDVQKIQVRNLSREIYNKYFKSAQIIPRGAVAKLTAIVKQINLAIEQQRLGNNNTWSNTLFTSLTNLSQLIHEDGVVSAYEMHSSGLVQALVAVLSNNYWEHNLTRCKTNKMLKERIDIFKKCIFGEDTKNTASILIQKLVAVLESTEKLPVFLYDAPGTGYGLQILQKRLRFRLERSACESTLFDRTGRTLKIEPLATVGQLAKYLLKMVAKQWYDLDRSTFYYLKKLRELKPDLQFTHSFDFDEEGLIYYIGSNGRTCEWVNPAQYGLVQVTSSEGKTLPYGKLEDILSRDSVSLNCHTKDNKKAWFAIDLGVYVVPTAYTLRHARGYGRSALRNWLLQASKDGNSWVTLITHVDDKSLVEPGSTATWPIICAAEETKGFRHIRIQQNGRNASGQTHYLSLSGFEVYGRVVGVCDDIGKTIKEAEAKTRRERRQIRAQLKHITSGARVVRGVDWRWDDQDGAGEGTITGEIHNGWIDVKWDHGVRNSYRMGAEGKYDLKLANLESVASVFEGVNSMVPMASKKNDKGNVLTSRKSSSTPSLPEATEINKNAEDASNQTVSADNLAWKQTVETIAENVFISAKSQITTNQSNTALTRDTQATYSESSASGAEQTLMAKPNIPSPLIRELEHIADLSTINNSMPSNVSDLATITESLSIVEISKEDDVAVKPEECESCDTVVASDVIRVAHIEENNKMNANNSAKGLLINLKQSNSGSSSSQFPGESREIIVDTMRNNSNNILSADELHLHRANVSGGLKGNPKVSVIIQSGNLPKNETPDDAMKSSMPTPNLSSSDDAPAVSAYQGHIENMNPQISNDVVSVSNQMSISVPNLTTTSSSEVSSTSEAAVHSSFLETFAAIARRRTSQDTHNESGGNQANKTNANKNEHSNQNVGASSFFPRGPNSVTSLVKLALSSNFHSGLLSTAQSYPSLSSNNEANAAPNPTNMKVSQQPAPSINPTLTMSLTSTSSDSEQVSLEDFLESCRAPTLLGDMEDEDDMDEENDEEENEDEYEEVGNTLLQVMVSRNLLTFMDDESLENRLAGVSKRKSWDDEFVLKRQFSALIPAFDPRPGRTNVNQTSDLEICPPDTNMESFHQSRQPNNEQTMLGLKLRGPGVGGVPDVEIDLDNSEWTIFRAVQELLQNSQLNKNDKFRKLWEPTYTIVYREVLPTVQECTYLESDEGQNTPGVSSRSGASTLSPNSPVHGGLNVTDTNLCSVEDVLELLIQINGLNQQELEAQEQNVSEHSLLPAELFMSKKITNKLQQQIHDPLVLSSNALPNWCEDLNQSCPFLFPFETRQLYFNCTAFGASRSIVCLQSQRDITTERQRIPIMSPRRDDQHDFRVGRLKHERVKVPRNKDLLKWAIQVMKAHCNRKSVLEVEFLDEEGTGLGPTLEFYALVAAEIQRSDLCMWLCDDELSESSELPLAQDASEDPTDDQSKPVGYYVNRREQGLFPAPLPQNSEICEQAAKYFWFFGVFIAKVLQDMRLVDMPLSKSFLQLLCHNKLLRNDLKLKTNARFQDLTSSAGSELTNTFSKLFNADLTQSSSWFSGILTIENLKEIDPTRYQFLIELQDLLMRKQVIEMDASLSSDSKKELIDKLKLCTKNDIEVSLEDLALTFTYLPSSSVYGYTYAELLPNGASIEVNIENLEAYCELLLNFMLQDGIAKQMQAFHDGFCEVFPLNKLAAFNPCEARMMICGEQYPQWTREDLMAYTEPKLGYSKESPGFLRFVNVLLSLSGAERKAFLQFTTGCSSLPPGGLANLHPRLTVVRKVDAGQGSYPSVNTCVHYLKLPDYPSEEIMKERLLTATKEKGFHLN; this comes from the exons ATGGGCGACGTAGATCCAGAAACTTTACTGGAATGGTTGTCCATGGGACAAGGAGATGAGCGGGATATGCAACTAATTGCCCTAGAGCAGTTATGTATGTTGCTTTTGATGTCTGATAATGTTGATCGTTGTTTCGAAAG TTGTCCGCCACGTACATTTTTACCGGCATTGTGCAAGATATTTTTAGATGAGCTGGCACCCGAAAATGTGCTCGAAGTGACCGCCAGAGCAATCACATATTATCTGGATGTGTCGGCCGAATGCACACGGCGCATTGTTTCTATCGAGGGTGCCATCAAAGCGATCTGCAATCGCCTCGTTGTCGCGGATCTATCATCGCGTACTTCGCGCGATCTTGCCGAGCAATGCATTAAGGTGCTTGAATTGATTTGCACCCGCGAGGCGGGAGCTGTTTTTGAGGGCGGTGGTCTCAACTGTGTGCTCTCCTTTATACGTGACAGTGGGTCGCAAGTGCACAAGGATACGCTCCACTCGGCAATGGCTGTGGTGTCGCGTCTCTGCACCAAGGTCGAGCCCAACTCGCCATGCATCGATAATTGTGTAGAGAGTCTGAGTACATTGCTACAACATGAGGACGCCATGGTTTCGGATGGcgctttaaaatgttttgcttcCGTTGCGGATCGTTTTACACGCAAATGGATAGATCCAGCGCCGCTGGCTGAATACGGACTAGTTACAGAGCTATTGAAACGCCTAGAGAATGCGGGCGGAACTAGTAGTCATCATACGTTAGCTGCTACCAAAATTAGTGGACCACAAACAGCCGGAAGTGCGAGTGGAAGTGGAACTGCAACAACGGCTGCTGCAGCTACAACGGCAAATGCAACTCCTGCATCCAACACGGATAGTTTAAACGATAATGTGGCTGGCACTGCAGCCGCCAATACATCCAGCAAAATACAAACGAGTGAAGCGCATCGTTCCCCACAATCGATTTCCACAACAATTTCGTTGTTGTCCACGCTGTGTCGCGGTTCGCCGTCGATAACCCGTGACATCTTGCGCTCGCAGCTGCCGAATGCCATCGAACGTGGCCTCAAAGGCGATGAGCGGTGTGTGCTTGATTGCATGCGATTTGCCGatcttttgttgctgctgctgtttgagGGTCGTCAGGCATTAAATCGTGGCAATGCCTCCACCAGTAGTCAAGGTCAATTGGCGCCGCGTCCTAAGCGCAACGATATGAGCAATGATCGCACCCATCGTCAGCTCATCGATTGCATACGCTCCAAGGACACGGAAGCCTTGCAAGAGGCCATTGAGGCTTGTGGCGTCGATGTAAATTGCATGGACGATGTGGGCCAGACGCTGCTTAATTGGGCCTCGGCTTTTGGCACCTTAGAGATGGTCGAGTATTTGTGCGAAAAGGGAGCCGATGTCAATAAGGGACAACGCAGTTCCTCTCTACATTACGCAGCCTGCTTTGGCCGTCCTGGCATTGCCAAGATTTTGCTCAAGTTTGGCGCTTACCCCGACTTGCGGGATGAGGACGGCAAAACGCCGTTGGATAAGGCACGCGAGCGATCTGATGATGGGCATCGCGAAGTCGCTGCTATTTTGCAGTCGCCAGGTGAATGGATGTCATCAGGTCACATGATAGCTAGCAAGGATGGTCAAGCTTATACACTCATGGAGCCACGTGGAGATCCTGAAATGGCTCCTGTATATCTCAAACTATTGTTGCCCATTTTCTGTCGGACGTTCCAAGGATCCATGCTGAGTTCAGTGCGTCGTGCCAGCTTGGGACTGATCAAGAAGATTGTGCAGTACGCACATCCATCGGTGCTAAAGAGCATCTGCGCCAAACAGGATGAGGCCACCAACTTGATGGCTGCCCAAAATGTGGGCAACCTGATGACAGAAGTCATTGCCAGTGTGCTGGATAGTGAG GATGATGAGGATGGTCATTTGATcatcttaaatattattgaggAACTCATGTGTAAGACACAGGAAGAATTTCTCGAACATTTTGCCAGACTCGGCGTATTCTCTAAAGTGCAAGCTTTAATGGATCAGAGTGAGGAAGGCGGCTCGCAGTTGCTGACAGCCAGCTCGCAGGATTTGGCTGCCGCCCAGAGATGCCCAGTGCTGTGCATGCCGCATAGATCAACGTCAG ATGATTCCATGGAGGATGCCAAGGAGATCTTGCAAGGCAAGCCATATCATTGGCGTGACTGGAGCATTTGTCGCGGTCGCGATTGCCTCTATGTTTGGTCGGACTCGGCCGCCTTAGAGCTGTCAAATGGCTCGAATGGTTGGTTCCGTTTCATACTTGATGGCAAGCTAGCCACAATGTACTCCAGCGGCAGTCCAGAAAATGGCAACGACAGTTCAG AGAATCGTGGTGAGTTCTTGGAGAAGCTGGTACGCGCTAGATCCAGTGTAACTCCTGGGACACCCTCACAACCAATTTTGCCCACTGTTTGTGTGCTGCGGCTTGTCGTGGGCAATTGGGTAATGCAGTCGCCGAAGCCAAATCAATTGCAGATACACAATACCGAAGGTCATCAAGTGACCATTTTGCAAGAGGATCTGCAAGGATTTATATTCGAAAGCAATCGTGGGACAAAACATTCATTCACAGCAGAAACTTCGCTGGGCGCCGACTTTGCTTCTGGCTGGTCAACCGAGAAGAAGAAGCGTATCAAGTCCAAGACGGATGTGCAAAAGATACAAGTGCGAAATCTATCGCGCGAAATCTACAACAAATACTTTAAATCAGCTCAGATAATACCAAGGGGTGCTGTTGCAAAGCTCACGGCAATTGTCAAGCAAATTAATCTGGCCATTGAGCAGCAACGTTTGGGCAACAATAATACCTGGTCCAACACATTGTTTACATCATTAACGAATCTATCGCAATTAATACACGAGGACGGTGTTGTGAGTGCATATGAGATGCATTCGTCTGGTCTTGTCCAGGCACTCGTCGCTGTGCTGTCCAACAACTATTGGGAGCACAACTTGACACGCtgcaaaaccaacaaaatgcTGAAAGAACGCATCGATATATTCAAGAAGTGCATATTTGGTGAAGACACAAAGAACACGGCAAGCATTTTGATACAGAAATTAGTTGCAGTACTCGAGAGCACAGAGAAGTTACCTGTCTTTTTATACGATGCCCCGGGCACCGGTTACGGCCTGCAGATTCTACAGAAGCGTCTTCGTTTCCGCCTGgagcgatccgcttgcgagaGCACACTCTTCGATCGCACTGGACGCACACTGAAAATAGAGCCGCTTGCGACGGTGGGACAACTGGCTAAATATCTGCTGAAAATGGTGGCCAAGCAATGGTATGATCTCGATCGCTCAACATTCTACTATCTGAAGAAGTTGCGCGAACTCAAACCTGATCTGCAGTTCACGCACAGTTTTGACTTTGACGAGGAAGGCTTAATCTATTACATTGGATCGAATGGCCGCACCTGCGAATGGGTGAATCCCGCTCAATACGGGCTGGTCCAAGTCACCAGTTCAGAGGGCAAAACGCTGCCATATGGTAAACTGGAGGACATATTGTCGCGCGACAGCGTCTCGCTCAATTGCCACACCAAGGATAACAAGAAGGCCTGGTTTGCCATTGATCTGGGTGTCTACGTTGTGCCCACAGCTTACACTTTGCGACATGCACGTGGTTACGGTCGCTCGGCTCTACGAAATTGGTTACTGCAGGCCTCAAAGGACGGCAACAGTTGGGTAACACTAATCACTCATGTGGATGACAAAAGCTTGGTGGAACCGGGCAGCACAGCTACTTGGCCCATCATTTGCGCTGCGGAGGAGACAAAGGGATTTAGGCACATTCGAATACAACAGAATGGACGTAATGCCTCTGGACAGACACACTATTTGAGCTTGAGTGGCTTTGAGGTGTATGGTCGCGTTGTTGGCGTCTGCGACGACATTGGTAAGACCATTAAGGAAGCAGAAGCAAAGACGCGACGCGAGCGACGTCAAATACGAGCCCAACTCAAACACATTACGAGTGGAGCGCGTGTTGTGCGTGGCGTCGATTGGCGTTGGGATGACCAAGATGGTGCAGGTGAAGGAACCATCACGGGTGAGATACACAATGGATGGATTGATGTCAAATGGGATCATGGCGTAAGGAATTCATATCGCATGGGTGCCGAGGGCAAATACGACTTGAAATTGGCCAATTTGGAGAGTGTTGCCTCCGTGTTTGAGGGCGTCAACTCGATGGTGCCAATGGCATCCAAGAAGAATGACAAGGGCAACGTGTTGACTTCACGCAAATCGAGTTCGACGCCATCGTTGCCAGAGGCAACGGAGATTAACAAGAACGCTGAGGATGCTTCAAATCAAACTGTTTCAGCGGATAACCTTGCCTGGAAGCAGACAGTGGAGACAATAGCAGAGaatgttttcatttcggcCAAGTCACAGATAACCACAAATCAATCCAACACCGCTTTAACTAGAGACACACAAGCCACATACAGTGAATCATCAGCTTCTGGAGCGGAACAAACGCTTATGGCCAAGCCAAATATTCCGTCGCCCTTGATACGCGAACTGGAGCATATTGCCGATCTATCAACCATCAACAATTCCATGCCCAGCAATGTCTCCGACCTGGCTACCATCACTGAGAGTCTTTCAATTGTGGAGATATCAAAGGAGGACGACGTTGCTGTCAAGCCCGAAGAGTGTGAATCCTGTGACACTGTTGTTGCCAGCGATGTGATACGAGTTGCACACATTGAGGAGAACAATAAGATGAATGCAAACAATTCCGCAAAGGGATTACTGATTAACCTCAAGCAAAGCAATTCAGGCAGCTCTTCTTCCCAGTTCCCAGGCGAATCTCGCGAAATTATTGTGGATACAATgcgcaataacagcaacaacatattGTCTGCAGACGAGCTGCATTTACATCGTGCAAATGTCTCGGGCGGACTTAAAGGCAATCCCAAGGTTTCCGTCATCATACAGTCTGGAAATCTGCCGAAGAACGAAACTCCTGATGATGCAATGAAGTCATCCATGCCCACACCGAATCTATCGAGTTCCGATGATGCTCCCGCTGTTTCAGCCTATCAGGGCCATATTGAGAATATGAATCCGCAAATCTCCAATGACGTTGTGTCCGTTTCCAATCAAATGAGTATTAGTGTACCCAATCTAACGACAACAAGCTCTTCAGAAGTTTCATCCACCTCCGAGGCTGCCGTGCACAGCAGTTTCCTGGAGACATTTGCGGCCATCGCGAGACGTCGCACATCGCAGGATACGCACAACGAAAGCGGCGGCAATCAGGCGAACAAAACTAACGCGAATAAGAACGAGCACAGCAACCAGAATGTCGGTGCCAGCTCCTTCTTTCCCAGGGGACCCAACTCGGTGACGAGTCTTGTAAAACTTGCTTTGTCCAGCAATTTCCATTCGGGGCTGTTGAGCACCGCCCAGAGCTATCCCAGCCTGTCATCCAACAACGAAGCGAATGCTGCTCCCAATCCCACAAATATGAAAgtcagccagcagccagcaccCTCCATAAATCCGACTCTAACTATGAGCTTGACTTCTACGTCGAGTGACAGCGAACAGGTGTCGTTGGAGGACTTTTTGGAGAGCTGTCGTGCGCCCACTTTGCTAGGTGACATGGAGGATGAAGACGATATGGACGAGGAGAACGATGAAGAGGAGAACGAGGACGAGTACGAAGAGGTGGGCAATACTCTTTTGCAAGTGATGGTATCTCGGAACTTGTTGACCTTTATGGACGACGAGTCACTGGAGAATCGTTTGGCGGGCGTCAGCAAGCGCAAGTCCTGGGACGATGAGTTTGTGTTAAAGCGCCAGTTCTCGGCACTCATTCCAGCGTTTGATCCGCGTCCTGGACGCACCAATGTCAATCAAACTTCGGACTTAGAAATCTGTCCACCCGACACAAACATGGAGAGTTTTCATCAAAGCCGGCAGCCCAATAATGAGCAGACAATGTTGGGTTTGAAATTGCGCGGCCCGGGAGTAGGCGGAGTTCCTGATGTGGAAATTGATTTGGACAACAGTGAGTGGACCATTTTTAGAGCTGTTCAAGAACTCTTGCAGAACAGTCAGCTGAACAAAAACGACAAGTTCCGCAAGTTGTGGGAACCCACATACACTATTGTCTATCGGGAGGTCTTGCCGACAGTGCAAGAATGCACATACCTGGAATCGGATGAGGGACAAAATACGCCGGGAGTTTCATCTCGAAGCGGTGCATCAACATTGTCGCCGAATTCCCCAGTGCATGGCGGCTTAAATGTCACCGATACAAACTTGTGTTCGGTGGAGGATGTGCTGGAGTTGCTTATCCAAATTAATGGGCTAAATCAACAGGAATTGGAGGCCCAGGAGCAAAATGTTTCGGAGCATTCTTTGCTGCCGGCTGAGCTGTTTATGAGTAAAAAAATTACCAAcaagttgcagcaacaaatacACGATCCGCTTGTGCTCTCGAGTAATGCTCTGCCCAACTGGTGTGAGGATCTAAATCAATCCTGTCCCTTCCTATTTCCGTTTGAGACACGACAATTGTATTTCAACTGCACGGCATTTGGCGCTTCGCGCAGCATTGTTTGCCTGCAATCTCAGCGTGACATTACCACGGAACGCCAAAGAATTCCAATCATGAGCCCGCGCCGCGATGATCAACATGATTTCCGTGTTGGACGCTTAAAGCATGAGCGTGTGAAGGTACCGCGCAATAAGGATCTGCTCAAGTGGGCCATTCAGGTGATGAAGGCGCACTGCAATCGCAAGTCGGTGCTGGAAGTGGAATTCCTCGATGAGGAAGGTACTGGACTGGGTCCCACCCTGGAATTTTATGCTTTGGTTGCCGCGGAAATTCAGCGTTCAGATCTTTGTATGTGGCTGTGCGACGATGAGCTCAGCGAGTCCTCCGAACTACCTCTTGCTCAGGATGCGTCGGAAGATCCCACTGATGATCAATCGAAACCCGTTGGATATTATGTCAATAGACGTGAGCAAGGACTCTTCCCGGCACCATTGCCGCAAAACTCTGAGATCTGCGAGCAAGCAGCGAAGTATTTCTGGTTCTTTGGTGTCTTTATTGCCAAGGTTCTTCAGGATATGCGACTCGTTGATATGCCGCTTTCCAAATCATTTTTGCAGTTGCTCTGTCATAACAAACTTTTGCGCAATGATCTGAAGCTCAAGACAAATGCACGCTTCCAGGATCTGACAAGTTCAGCAGGGTCTGAGTTGACTAACACGTTCTCTAAACTGTTTAATGCCGATTTAACACAATCCAGTAGCTGGTTCAGTGGGATTCTAACCATTGAAAATCTAAAGGAAATTGATCCAACGCGCTATCAATTTTTAATCGAATTACAAGACCTATTGATGCGCAAGCAGGTTATAGAAATGGATGCCAGTCTCAGTAGTGATAGCAAAAAGGAATTAATCGATAAATTGAAACTATGCACCAAGAATGATATTGAAGTATCGTTAGAGGACTTGGCGCTAACATTTACCTATTTGCCCAGCTCATCAGTGTACGGATACACATATGCCGAGCTATTGCCCAATGGCGCTTCGATTGAAGTGAACATCGAAAATTTGGAGGCGTATTGCGAGTTGCTGCTCAATTTTATGCTGCAGGATGGCATTGCCAAGCAGATGCAGGCGTTCCACGATGGATTCTGTGAAGTGTTTCCGTTAAACAAATTGGCAGCATTCAACCCATGCGAAGCTCGAATGATGATTTGCGGCGAGCAATATCCGCAATGGACCCGTGAGGATCTGATGGCGTACACTGAACCCAAACTGGGCTACTCCAAAGAAAG CCCTGGTTTTTTGCGTTTCGTTAACGTTCTGTTGAGCTTGTCGGGTGCTGAGCGCAAGGCTTTCTTGCAATTCACAACCGGCTGCAGTAGTCTACCTCCCGGCGGATTGGCTAATTTGCATCCTCGGCTCACGGTGGTACGTAAAGTGGATGCCGGACAAGGCAGTTATCCATCGGTGAACACTTGTGTGCATTACTTAAAGCTGCCTGATTATCCGTCTGAGGAGATAATGAAGGAACGATTATTAACTGCAACGAAGGAAAAAGGGTTTCatttaaactaa